A window of the Candidatus Methylomirabilota bacterium genome harbors these coding sequences:
- a CDS encoding iron ABC transporter permease, which translates to PDILGVSTGAAFGAVLGIYLSLNVIAIQALAFAVGLAAVAAVYLVSAFLRRHDPLLTLVLAGVLIGTLLGSCVSLVKYLADPYNQLPAITFWLLGSLSGLTVRDLLATLPAVAAGLVPLYLLRWRMNVMTLPDEEARALGVDTGRMRLIVIAAATLMTAAVVSVSGVIGWIGLLVPHAARLLVGPDFGRLLPTAMLLGGGYLLAVDTLGRTMAAIEVPPGVLTAFVGVPVFVWLLAVSRRGWQ; encoded by the coding sequence CCCGACATCCTGGGCGTGTCCACCGGCGCGGCGTTCGGGGCCGTGCTCGGCATCTATCTCTCGCTCAACGTGATCGCCATCCAGGCCCTCGCCTTCGCGGTCGGCCTCGCCGCGGTGGCCGCGGTCTATCTCGTGAGCGCGTTCCTGCGCCGCCACGACCCGCTGCTCACCCTCGTGCTCGCGGGCGTGCTGATCGGCACGCTGCTTGGCTCCTGCGTCTCGCTGGTGAAGTACCTGGCCGATCCCTACAATCAGCTCCCCGCCATCACCTTCTGGCTGCTCGGCAGCCTCTCGGGCCTCACCGTGCGCGATCTCCTCGCCACGCTCCCGGCCGTCGCCGCGGGCCTCGTGCCGCTCTATCTCCTCCGCTGGCGCATGAACGTGATGACCCTGCCCGACGAGGAGGCGCGCGCGCTCGGCGTCGACACCGGGCGCATGCGGCTCATCGTGATCGCCGCGGCCACCCTCATGACGGCGGCGGTGGTGTCGGTGAGCGGCGTGATCGGCTGGATCGGGCTCCTCGTGCCCCACGCGGCGCGGCTCCTCGTGGGCCCGGACTTCGGGCGGCTGCTCCCCACCGCGATGCTGTTGGGCGGCGGGTATCTTCTCGCCGTCGACACGCTCGGGCGCACGATGGCGGCCATCGAGGTGCCGCCCGGCGTCCTCACCGCGTTCGTGGGCGTGCCGGTGTTCGTCTGGCTGCTCGCGGTCTCGCGCCGGGGCTGGCAGTAG
- a CDS encoding ABC transporter ATP-binding protein, protein MRLAVEDLAFGYPGKPVGEGVSFTVEPGEVLCLLGPNGGGKTTLFKTVLSLLAPRSGTVRVDGESVAGWGRPRLARTFGYVPQAQLTGFPFTVREVVLMGRTAHIGPFAVPARADREAADAALATLGIAHLAEREYTQISGGERQLSLIARALAQEPRVLVMDEPTASLDFGNQVRVLIQVETLAHRGIAIIFSTHDPDQAFLCAHRVALLSQGRLVALGTPEAVITPERLGAIYGVSVAIAQVEGPGGGRTRVCVPSLARPMAY, encoded by the coding sequence ATGCGGCTCGCCGTCGAAGACCTGGCCTTCGGCTACCCGGGCAAGCCGGTGGGCGAAGGCGTGAGCTTCACGGTGGAGCCGGGCGAGGTGCTGTGCCTGCTCGGCCCCAACGGCGGGGGCAAGACCACGCTATTCAAGACCGTGCTGAGCCTTCTCGCCCCGCGCTCGGGCACCGTGCGCGTGGACGGCGAATCCGTGGCCGGCTGGGGCCGCCCGCGTCTGGCTCGCACGTTCGGCTACGTGCCCCAGGCCCAGCTGACCGGGTTTCCCTTCACGGTGCGGGAGGTCGTTCTCATGGGGCGCACCGCGCACATCGGCCCCTTCGCGGTGCCGGCGCGCGCGGACCGCGAGGCCGCCGACGCCGCGCTCGCCACGCTCGGCATCGCGCATCTCGCCGAGCGGGAGTACACGCAGATCAGCGGGGGCGAGCGCCAGCTGAGCCTGATCGCGCGCGCCCTCGCCCAGGAGCCGCGCGTGCTCGTGATGGACGAGCCTACCGCGAGCCTGGACTTCGGCAATCAGGTGCGCGTGCTCATCCAGGTCGAGACGCTGGCTCATCGCGGGATCGCGATCATCTTCTCCACCCACGATCCCGATCAGGCATTCCTCTGCGCCCACCGCGTGGCGCTCCTGAGCCAGGGGCGCCTGGTCGCCCTCGGCACGCCGGAGGCGGTGATCACGCCCGAGCGCCTCGGCGCCATCTACGGCGTCAGCGTGGCCATCGCGCAGGTCGAGGGGCCGGGGGGCGGCCGCACGCGGGTCTGCGTGCCGTCGCTCGCCCGCCCGATGGCATACTGA